A single Lolium perenne isolate Kyuss_39 chromosome 6, Kyuss_2.0, whole genome shotgun sequence DNA region contains:
- the LOC139832654 gene encoding uncharacterized protein translates to MASSSAFPAIAVLGHPPTDKLTRQNHPMWRAQVLPAIRGAQLLGLLDGSDAAPPEMMTVEATAQDADKSAKSVPNPAYATWLARDQMVLSYLLGSISPGVMPHIMRLEHAAGVWKVLETMFASQSQSKITNLRIAMATTRRLNDSVDVYLLKIQTIADELAAAGKPVPEEEQVAYIMAGLGSEYANLVESYGILKAPPTLGELYAQLQAHDERKTLNYGPIPVATLLADVVLHATIGVTDGLTVVTTGQMVAVISGMTAHLVMGVVVDERLQEGGRGRGRGRKRTTPWVDVTCQICGREGHPAKDCWYRFTDDDTESYEEKEAHVASYGVDTNWYSNTGATHHITGELNNLTMRDSYHGNDRVNTANGQVFPFQALHPNAGALLKQEILLLDPSLHNSEHGDATLDDTNLANAPNPSLGMSSPSDVQGSTRRAAPADENLRQNGAQTTSETSHEISAQEDTDTGHGADSPTESISGSGGSSSDHASTPTSPGAAGSARGARSPSPAASRGSFAPSAAATPSSVSQQDTPSPTRSTAAPGDDSVSGLYVRADSDGSSASGSSVPSPPAARPAAALAPPGARPTTRAHHGIHKPRTYTDGTVRWCLSAATEEPATLSDALTNPQWHGAMDEEYAALMKNNTWKLVPPMHGRNIIDCRWVYKVKRNSDGTIDRYKARLVAKGFKQRYGLDYEDRFSPVVKITTVRLVLSISVSRGWSLRQLDVKNAFLHGVLEEEVFMRQPPGYEDHKRFNYVCKLEKAIYGLKQAPRAWYSRLSTQLIRYGFVPSKSDASLFIYHKLNITIFMLIYVDDIIVASSSSTATDALLKNLRKEFALKDLGDLNYFLGIEVTKVNDGLVLSQGKYAQDILGRAGLPCAKEVSTPLSSSEKISANEGDALGSEDSTKYRSMVGALQYLTLTRPDISYAVNKVCQYLHAPTTVHWAAAKRILRYIKGTIGTRLTFLRSSSTLVSAFSDADWAGCVDDRRSTGGFAVFFGPNLISWSAKKQATVSRSSTEAEYKALANATAEVFWRERVFNKELEIRFVPSKDQVADGFTKPLPARMFEEFKHNLNLYKL, encoded by the exons ATGGCTTCCTCCTCCGCTTTCCCTGCCATCGCCGTCCTTGGCCATCCTCCCACCGACAAACTCACCCGTCAAAATCACCCGATGTGGCGTGCCCAAGTTCTCCCTGCCATCCGCGGCGCTCAATTGCTCGGCCTACTCGATGGGTCTGATGCCGCGCCGCCAGAGATGATGACCGTCGAAGCAACGGCGCAGGATGCTGACAAATCGGCGAAATCTGTGCCGAATCCAGCCTATGCCACCTGGCTTGCTCGTGACCAGATGGTGCTTTCCTACCTCCTTGGATCCATCTCTCCGGGAGTCATGCCGCACATCATGCGGCTTGAGCACGCCGCCGGCGTGTGGAAAGTGCTGGAAACAATGTTTGCCTCGCAGAGCCAGTCCAAGATCACGAATCTTCGGATTGCGATGGCTACCACCCGACGTCTCAATGATTCTGTTGATGTCTATCTCCTCAAGATACAAACGATTGCTGATGAATTGGCTGCTGCTGGCAAGCCCGTTCCGGAGGAAGAACAGGTCGCCTACATCATGGCCGGCCTTGGCTCCGAGTATGCAAATCTCGTCGAGTCCTATGGGATTCTGAAAGCTCCTCCCACCCTTGGCGAATTATATGCTCAGCTTCAGGCTCACGATGAGCGCAAGACGCTCAACTATGG TCCTATTCCCGTGGCTACACTTCTGGCGGACGTGGTGCTCCACGCGACGATCGGCGTGACCGATGGCCTAACCGTCGTGACGACCGGCCAGATGGTCGCCGTGATCAGCGGGATGACCGCCCACCTCGTCATGGGCGTGGTGGTGGACGAGCGCCTCCAGGAGGGGGGGCGTGGACGGGGGCGCGGCCGCAAGCGCACAACGCCGTGGGTCGACGTCACCTGTCAAATCTGTGGCCGGGAGGGCCACCCTGCGAAGGATTGCTGGTATCGTTTCACCGACGACGATACTGAGTcctatgaggagaaggaggctcaTGTTGCTTCCTACGGTGTCGATACCAACTGGTATTCCAACACTGGTGCTACGCATCACATCACTGGCGAGCTCAACAACTTGACCATGCGCGACTCCTACCACGGCAACGACAGGGTCAACACTGCTAATGGACAAG TCTTTCCGTTTCAGGCCCTTCATCCTAATGCTGGTGCCCTCCTTAAACAAGAAATTCTGTTACTTGACCCATCTCTTCATAATTCTGAACATGGGGATGCAACTTTGGATGATACTAATTTGGCTAATGCTCCTAATCCTTCCCTTGGTATGAGTTCCCCTTCTGATGTGCAGGGTTCTACACGTCGTGCTGCTCCTGCTGATGAAAATTTGAGGCAAAACGGCGCTCAAACGACTTCAGAAACGTCACATGAAATATCAGCCCAAGAGGACACCGACACGGGACACGGAGCTGATTCTCCGACCGAATCCATCTCGGGATCAGGAGGATCCTCCTCGGATCATGCGTCCACGCCAACATCACCTGGCGCCGCTGGCAGCGCGCGTGGGGCGCGGTCCCCTTCCCCTGCTGCCTCCCGCGGATCTTTTGCACCATCTGCAGCGGCCACACCGTCCAGCGTCTCACAGCAAGACACACCATCGCCCACAAGATCGACTGCGGCGCCTGGCGACGACAGCGTCAGCGGATTGTATGTTCGCGCTGACAGCGATGGATCATCTGCGTCGGGATCTTCTGTGCCCTCGCCGCCTGCTGCTCGTCCTGCGGCGGCTCTGGCTCCACCTGGTGCTCGCCCCACTACGCGTGCTCATCACGGTATCCACAAACCCCGCACTTATACTGATGGAACAGTCCGTTGGTGTCTCTCTGCAGCTACTGAGGAACCCGCTACTCTGTCTGATGCACTGACAAATCCTCAGTGGCATGGTGCTATGGATGAAGAATATGCGGCTCTCATGAAAAATAACACATGGAAATTGGTCCCTCCTATGCATGGAAGAAATATCATTGATTGTCGCTGGGTCTATAAGGTGAAAAGGAATTCAGATGGTACTATTGATAGATATAAAGCTCGGTTGGTGGCTAAAGGATTCAAACAACGCTATGGTCTTGACTATGAAGATAGGTTCAGTCCTGTTGTTAAAATTACAACTGTTCGACTTGTCTTGTCCATCTCAGTTTCCAGGGGATGGAGTCTTCGTCAGCTcgatgtcaagaacgcgtttttgcatggtgttctggaagaggaggtcTTTATGCGACAACCACCTGGGTATGAGGATCACAAACGCTTTAATTATGTTTGCAAACTTGAGAAGGCAATCTATGGATTGAAACAAGCCCCTCGAGCATGGTATTCTCGTCTGAGCACTCAGTTGATTCGGTATGGCTTTGTTCCTTCCAAGTCAGATGCCTCTCTGTTTATCTACCATAAGCTGAATATCACTATTTTCATGCTCATATATGTGGATGATATTATAGTGGCTAGTTCATCATCTACTGCCACAGATGCTCTATTAAAAAATTTGAGGAAAGAGTTTGCTTTGAAGGATCTAGGTGATCTTAATTATTTTTTGGGCATTGAGGTCACTAAGGTGAATGATGGCTTGGTACTAAGTCAAGGAAAGTATGCTCAGGATATTCTTGGCCGTGCCGGGTTACCGTGTGCCAAGGAAGTGTCTACTCCTTTGTCTTCATCAGAAAAGATTTCAGCTAATGAAGGTGATGCTCTTGGTTCTGAAGACAGCACTAAGTATAGGAGTATGGTTGGAGCCTTGCAGTATCTTACTCTTACCAGACCTGATATCTCTTATGCGGTTAACAAAGTATGTCAGTACTTACATGCTCCTACTACTGTTCATTGGGCGGCAGCTAAGAGAATTCTGCGATATATCAAGGGCACGATTGGTACTAGATTGACATTCTTAAGATCAAGTTCTACATTAGTTAGTGCTTTTTCTGATGCTGACTGGGCAGGATGTGTGGATGATCGTCGGTCCACAGGGGGGTTTGCTGTTTTCTTTGGCCCGAATTTAATATCCTGGAGTGCAAAGAAGCAAGCTACAGTCTCAAGGTCCAGTACTGAAGCAGAGTATAAAGCACTAGCAAATGCCACAGCTGAAGTGTTTTGG agagagagagtcttcaaCAAAGAATTGGAGATACGGTTTGTACCATCAAAAGACCAAGTGGCTGATGGATTCACTAAGCCGCTTCCAGCTAGGATGTTTGAAGAATTTAAGCATAATCTCAACTTGTATAAGTTgtga